The following proteins come from a genomic window of Bradyrhizobium paxllaeri:
- a CDS encoding urease subunit beta yields the protein MIPGELFIKDGEIELNAGRKTVTLTVANTGDRPIQVGSHYHFFETNPALKFDRRKARGMRLDIAAGTAVRFEPGQTRDVQLVALAGKKTIYGFRGDVQGKL from the coding sequence ATGATCCCCGGCGAACTCTTCATCAAGGACGGCGAGATCGAGCTCAATGCCGGCCGCAAGACGGTGACGCTCACCGTCGCCAACACCGGTGACCGCCCGATCCAGGTTGGCTCGCACTACCATTTCTTCGAAACCAATCCCGCGCTGAAATTCGACCGCAGGAAAGCCCGCGGCATGCGCCTCGACATCGCCGCCGGCACCGCGGTCCGCTTCGAGCCCGGCCAGACCCGCGACGTGCAACTCGTCGCGCTTGCGGGCAAGAAGACAATTTACGGCTTCCGCGGTGACGTGCAGGGGAAACTATGA
- the urtD gene encoding urea ABC transporter ATP-binding protein UrtD has product MSVMEGRTTSALLYLDGVHVSFDGFHAINNLSLTLEPGEMRAIIGPNGAGKTTMMDIITGKTKPDEGTVLFDGMTDLTRLDETRIAELGIGRKFQKPTVFESQTIEDNLLLALNVDHSVKGTLFWRGNKAESERIDRVLETIRLTNARNRLAGSLSHGQKQWLEIGMLLAQDPKLLLVDEPVAGMTDVETHQTAELLKEINKEKTVMVVEHDMTFVRELGVKVTCLHEGTVLAEGTIDQVSSNERVIEVYLGR; this is encoded by the coding sequence ATGAGTGTCATGGAGGGAAGGACCACTTCGGCGCTGCTCTATCTCGACGGCGTGCACGTCTCGTTCGACGGCTTTCACGCCATCAACAATCTTTCGCTGACGCTCGAGCCCGGCGAGATGCGTGCCATCATCGGCCCCAACGGTGCCGGCAAGACCACGATGATGGACATCATCACCGGCAAGACCAAGCCGGACGAAGGCACGGTGCTGTTCGACGGCATGACCGACCTGACGCGTCTCGATGAGACCCGCATCGCCGAGCTCGGCATCGGCCGCAAGTTCCAGAAGCCGACGGTGTTCGAAAGCCAGACCATCGAGGACAATCTGCTGCTCGCGCTCAATGTCGATCACAGCGTCAAGGGCACGCTGTTCTGGCGCGGCAACAAAGCCGAATCCGAACGGATCGACCGCGTGCTGGAAACCATCCGCCTGACCAATGCCCGCAATCGCCTAGCCGGCAGCCTGTCGCACGGCCAGAAACAGTGGCTGGAGATCGGCATGCTGCTGGCGCAGGACCCGAAACTGCTGCTGGTCGACGAACCCGTCGCCGGCATGACCGACGTCGAGACGCATCAGACCGCGGAGCTGTTGAAGGAAATCAACAAGGAAAAGACGGTCATGGTGGTCGAGCACGACATGACCTTCGTCCGCGAGCTCGGCGTCAAGGTGACCTGCCTGCACGAAGGCACGGTGCTGGCCGAAGGGACCATCGATCAGGTCTCGTCGAACGAGCGGGTGATCGAAGTGTATCTGGGGCGCTGA
- a CDS encoding urease accessory protein UreE, translating into MIRATKVLGQHRWTQSATDTVVLDFDDRHRRRMAMTGTRGLEFLLDLENAVALRGGDALVLEDGRLIEVVAAAEPLIEIRGADPLHLVRIAWHLGNRHLPTQIMPKGLRIRRDHVIEAMVKGLGARIIEIEAPFDPEGGAYAQAAHDHAAHDHGHYHHAHGHHHHGDHHHHDDHDHHHDEHCDHDHHHHDHSHAHDHK; encoded by the coding sequence ATGATCCGCGCGACCAAAGTCCTGGGCCAGCATCGCTGGACGCAATCAGCCACCGATACCGTCGTGCTCGATTTCGACGACCGGCACCGGCGGCGGATGGCGATGACCGGGACGCGCGGGCTGGAATTCCTGCTCGACCTGGAAAACGCGGTCGCGCTGCGCGGTGGTGATGCGCTGGTGCTGGAGGACGGCAGGCTGATCGAGGTGGTGGCGGCGGCCGAGCCCTTGATCGAGATTCGTGGGGCCGATCCCCTGCATCTGGTCCGCATTGCCTGGCATCTCGGCAACCGCCATCTGCCAACGCAGATCATGCCGAAGGGCCTGCGCATCCGCCGCGACCATGTCATCGAGGCGATGGTGAAGGGGCTCGGCGCGCGCATCATCGAGATCGAGGCGCCGTTCGATCCCGAGGGCGGGGCGTATGCGCAAGCGGCTCATGACCATGCCGCGCACGATCACGGCCATTACCATCATGCTCACGGTCATCATCACCACGGTGATCACCATCACCATGATGATCACGACCATCATCACGACGAACATTGCGACCACGATCACCACCATCACGACCACTCCCATGCTCATGACCACAAATGA
- the urtE gene encoding urea ABC transporter ATP-binding subunit UrtE yields the protein MLKVDNISLYYGAAQALRGVSLSAEPGKVTCVLGRNGVGKTSLLRALVGQYPIAGGSITLEGNDITGLKPYERARRGIGFVPQGREIFPLLTVEENLRTGFGPLKRDDRYIPDDVFSLFPVLNTMLGRRGGDLSGGQQQQLAIGRALVMRPKLLLLDEPTEGIQPSIIKDIGRAISYLRSLGNIAIVLVEQYLDFACELGDNFAVMDRGAVKFACDRANLDPAEISRQMAL from the coding sequence ATGCTGAAGGTCGACAACATCAGCCTTTATTACGGCGCGGCTCAGGCCCTGCGCGGTGTCTCGCTGTCCGCCGAGCCGGGCAAGGTGACCTGCGTGCTCGGCCGCAACGGCGTCGGCAAGACCTCGCTGCTGCGCGCGCTCGTCGGGCAATATCCGATTGCGGGCGGCTCGATCACGCTCGAAGGCAACGACATCACCGGCTTGAAGCCCTACGAGCGCGCACGGCGCGGCATTGGTTTCGTGCCGCAGGGCCGCGAGATCTTCCCGCTGCTCACCGTTGAGGAAAATCTCAGGACCGGGTTCGGTCCGCTCAAGCGCGACGATCGCTACATACCCGATGACGTGTTCTCGCTGTTTCCGGTACTGAACACGATGCTGGGACGCCGCGGCGGCGACCTCTCCGGCGGGCAACAACAGCAGCTCGCGATCGGCCGCGCGCTGGTGATGCGACCGAAGCTGTTGCTGCTCGACGAGCCGACCGAAGGCATCCAGCCCTCGATCATCAAGGACATCGGCCGCGCCATCTCCTATCTGCGCAGCCTCGGCAACATCGCGATCGTGCTGGTCGAACAATATCTCGACTTTGCCTGCGAGCTCGGCGACAATTTCGCGGTCATGGACCGCGGCGCGGTGAAATTTGCCTGCGACCGCGCCAACCTCGACCCCGCCGAGATCAGCCGCCAGATGGCGCTGTAA
- a CDS encoding putative quinol monooxygenase codes for MIYVVATLTIKPETRADFIAAATACIKETRKEPGNIAYDLHESVTDPAKMVFVEQWENMEALGPHRTAEHMKTFGRVAVKCMSAPPKIEYITPEKVETR; via the coding sequence GTGATTTACGTCGTTGCCACGCTGACCATCAAGCCTGAAACGCGCGCCGATTTCATCGCCGCGGCCACCGCTTGCATCAAGGAAACCCGGAAAGAGCCCGGCAATATTGCCTATGATCTGCATGAGAGCGTTACCGATCCCGCCAAGATGGTGTTCGTCGAGCAGTGGGAGAACATGGAAGCGCTGGGGCCGCACCGCACGGCAGAACACATGAAGACGTTCGGCCGCGTCGCCGTGAAATGCATGAGCGCGCCGCCGAAGATCGAGTATATCACGCCCGAGAAAGTCGAAACTCGCTAA
- the ureC gene encoding urease subunit alpha gives MSVKIKRSVYADMFGPTTGDKVRLADTDLIIEVEKDFTTYGEEVKFGGGKVIRDGMGQSQVTNKQGAADTVITNALIVDHWGIVKADVAIKEGMIAAIGKAGNPDIQPGVTIIIGPGTDVIAGEGKILTAGGFDSHIHFICPQQIEHALMSGVTSMLGGGTGPSHGTFATTCTPGPWHMGRMIQSFDAFPVNLGISGKGNAARPAALVEMIKGGACALKLHEDWGTTPAAIDNCLAVADDYDVQVMLHSDTLNESGFVEDTVKAFKGRTIHAFHTEGAGGGHAPDIIKIAGLKNVLPSSTNPTRPFTRNTIDEHLDMLMVCHHLDPSIAEDLAFAESRIRKETIAAEDILHDLGALSMMSSDSQAMGRLGEVIIRTWQTADKMKKQRGALPEDKGNDNDNFRVKRYISKYTINPAIAHGVSKLIGSVEKGKLADLVLWSPAFFGVKPDCIIKGGSIVAAPMGDPNASIPTPQPVHYQPMFAAYGKSLTASSVVFTSKAAITGGLARKLGIGKTLYPVKNTRGGISKKSMIHNGATPKIEVDAETYEVRADGELLTCAPAEVLPLAQRYFMF, from the coding sequence ATGAGCGTCAAAATCAAACGTAGCGTCTATGCCGACATGTTCGGGCCCACCACCGGCGACAAGGTGCGGCTGGCCGACACCGATCTCATCATCGAGGTGGAAAAGGATTTCACCACCTATGGCGAGGAGGTGAAGTTCGGCGGCGGCAAGGTGATCCGCGACGGCATGGGGCAATCGCAGGTCACCAACAAGCAGGGCGCGGCCGATACCGTCATCACCAATGCGCTGATCGTCGACCACTGGGGCATCGTCAAGGCCGACGTCGCAATCAAGGAGGGCATGATCGCCGCCATCGGCAAGGCCGGCAATCCCGACATCCAGCCCGGCGTCACCATCATCATCGGCCCCGGCACCGACGTGATCGCGGGCGAGGGCAAAATCCTCACCGCCGGCGGGTTCGACAGCCACATCCATTTCATCTGCCCGCAGCAGATCGAGCACGCGCTGATGTCCGGCGTCACCTCGATGCTGGGCGGCGGCACCGGTCCCTCGCATGGCACGTTTGCAACCACCTGCACGCCGGGTCCGTGGCACATGGGACGGATGATCCAGTCGTTCGATGCCTTCCCGGTCAATCTCGGCATATCAGGCAAGGGCAATGCTGCGCGCCCCGCAGCGCTGGTCGAGATGATCAAGGGTGGCGCCTGCGCGCTGAAGCTGCATGAGGATTGGGGCACCACGCCGGCCGCGATCGACAACTGTCTTGCGGTGGCCGACGATTACGACGTCCAGGTGATGCTGCACTCGGACACGTTGAACGAATCCGGTTTCGTCGAGGACACGGTAAAGGCCTTCAAGGGCCGCACCATCCACGCCTTCCACACCGAAGGCGCCGGCGGCGGCCATGCGCCCGACATCATCAAGATCGCCGGGTTGAAAAACGTGCTGCCGTCCTCGACCAATCCGACGAGGCCGTTCACGCGCAACACCATCGACGAACATCTGGACATGCTGATGGTGTGCCACCATCTCGATCCCTCGATTGCCGAAGATCTCGCGTTCGCCGAAAGCCGCATCCGCAAGGAGACCATCGCGGCGGAAGACATCCTGCATGATCTCGGCGCGCTCTCGATGATGTCGTCGGACTCGCAGGCGATGGGCCGGTTAGGGGAAGTCATCATCCGCACCTGGCAGACCGCCGACAAGATGAAGAAGCAGCGCGGCGCGCTGCCCGAGGACAAGGGCAACGACAACGACAATTTCCGCGTCAAGCGCTACATTTCGAAATACACCATCAACCCTGCGATCGCGCACGGCGTGTCGAAACTGATCGGCTCGGTGGAGAAGGGCAAGCTCGCCGACCTCGTGCTGTGGTCGCCGGCGTTCTTCGGCGTCAAGCCGGATTGCATCATCAAGGGCGGCTCGATCGTGGCGGCCCCGATGGGCGATCCCAACGCCTCCATTCCGACGCCGCAGCCGGTGCATTATCAGCCGATGTTCGCCGCCTACGGCAAGTCGCTGACGGCATCCTCCGTGGTCTTCACCTCGAAGGCCGCGATTACCGGTGGGCTGGCGCGGAAACTCGGCATCGGCAAAACCCTCTATCCGGTCAAAAATACCCGCGGCGGCATCTCCAAGAAGAGCATGATCCACAACGGCGCCACGCCAAAAATCGAGGTCGATGCCGAGACCTATGAGGTGCGCGCAGACGGCGAGCTTCTGACATGCGCGCCGGCAGAGGTTCTGCCGCTGGCACAGCGCTATTTCATGTTCTAA
- a CDS encoding urease accessory protein UreD, translating to MQAEIARGTSATFAANRAQGAVRFGVHLRDGVTRRGDLHESGSLRVRFPSPEAEGLSGVFVNTAGGIAGGDRFDIDIRAGEGTRLTLMTAAAEKVYRAPGPAAELTIALKAEAGAHLAWLPQETILFDRARIIRRIDIDLAESASLLLCEIVVFGRAAMGETMQHGEFVDRWRLRRGGRLVFAETVRLDGDIGAKLARPAVAKGGAAIGTALIVPGDEALVERIREASEAFGGEVGISSWNGFAMARFCAQDAARLRADMMTVLGRASGTALPRLWLS from the coding sequence ATGCAGGCCGAAATCGCGCGCGGGACGTCAGCCACCTTCGCGGCCAACCGGGCACAGGGCGCGGTTCGGTTCGGCGTGCATTTACGGGATGGCGTCACGCGCCGCGGCGACCTGCATGAGTCAGGCTCGCTGCGTGTGCGTTTTCCTTCCCCTGAAGCGGAGGGCCTGTCGGGCGTCTTCGTCAACACCGCCGGCGGCATTGCCGGCGGCGACCGTTTCGACATCGACATCAGGGCAGGCGAGGGGACGCGGCTGACGCTGATGACGGCAGCGGCCGAAAAGGTTTATCGCGCGCCCGGTCCTGCCGCAGAGCTCACCATCGCCCTGAAAGCGGAGGCCGGTGCGCACCTCGCCTGGCTGCCGCAGGAGACCATCCTGTTCGACCGTGCGCGGATCATCAGGCGGATCGATATCGATCTGGCGGAGAGTGCTTCGCTTCTGCTCTGCGAAATCGTCGTGTTCGGCCGCGCGGCGATGGGCGAAACGATGCAGCATGGCGAATTCGTCGACCGCTGGCGGCTGCGCCGCGGCGGTCGCCTGGTGTTTGCGGAGACCGTCCGGCTCGATGGTGACATTGGCGCGAAACTGGCGCGACCGGCCGTTGCGAAAGGCGGCGCAGCTATCGGGACCGCGCTGATCGTGCCCGGCGACGAGGCGCTGGTGGAGCGCATTCGCGAGGCGTCGGAAGCGTTCGGCGGGGAGGTCGGCATCTCCTCGTGGAATGGATTTGCAATGGCGCGCTTCTGTGCCCAAGATGCCGCCCGGCTGCGTGCCGACATGATGACGGTGCTCGGCCGCGCCAGCGGCACAGCGCTACCAAGGCTTTGGCTAAGCTAA
- the urtB gene encoding urea ABC transporter permease subunit UrtB, translating into MLLAACVAVPALAGPFEDAVAKFANDDFSDTDEAIGAVATSGNPLAFPIISALQDGRLSADPDTKKVFVTGADGKIIDAATGAAVDKLPDNAAAVRLNNRLRRAVEAALGGLTLLSPDPAKRIAAAQSVFKSHDENALPVIDGALAKETNKTVSAAFAEARAAILLYKSDATELEKLEAVAVVKAKGDQEAMALLTGLGSDLPPNVARAVTGAIASIQSNLQMWSMVQNAWYGLSLGSVLLLAAIGLAITFGVMGVINMAHGEMVMIGAYTTFVVQEVIRTRYPGLFDYSLLIAVPLAFLVAGAIGVLIERGIIRFLYGRPLETLLATWGLSLVLQQAVRTMFGPTNREVGNPSWMSGAFELGQITITYNRLWILCFTLAVFVILLAMLRYTALGLEMRAVTQNRRMAASMGIATSRVDALTFGLGSGIAGIAGVALSQIDNVSPNLGQSYIIDSFMVVVFGGVGNLWGTLVGAFTLGIANKFLEPVAGAVLGKIAILVLIILFIQKRPRGLFALKGRAVEV; encoded by the coding sequence ATCCTGCTCGCCGCTTGCGTTGCCGTGCCGGCGCTGGCCGGTCCGTTCGAGGATGCGGTCGCCAAATTCGCCAATGACGACTTCTCCGACACCGACGAGGCGATCGGCGCGGTCGCGACGTCGGGCAATCCACTCGCCTTTCCCATCATCAGCGCGCTGCAGGACGGCCGTCTGTCGGCCGATCCCGATACCAAGAAGGTTTTCGTCACCGGTGCCGACGGCAAGATCATCGACGCCGCTACCGGCGCAGCCGTCGACAAGCTGCCCGACAATGCAGCCGCCGTCCGTCTCAACAACCGCCTGCGTCGCGCCGTGGAGGCTGCGCTCGGCGGCCTGACCCTGTTGTCGCCCGATCCCGCCAAGCGCATCGCCGCCGCGCAGTCGGTCTTCAAGAGCCACGACGAGAATGCCTTGCCCGTGATCGACGGCGCACTGGCCAAGGAAACCAACAAGACGGTGAGTGCGGCCTTCGCCGAGGCCCGTGCCGCTATCCTGCTTTACAAGTCCGACGCCACCGAACTCGAAAAGCTCGAGGCCGTTGCCGTGGTCAAGGCAAAGGGTGACCAGGAAGCGATGGCGCTGTTGACCGGTCTCGGCAGCGATCTGCCGCCCAATGTCGCGCGCGCCGTGACCGGCGCGATCGCCTCGATCCAGAGCAATTTGCAGATGTGGTCGATGGTGCAGAACGCCTGGTACGGCCTGTCGCTCGGATCGGTGCTGCTGCTTGCCGCGATCGGGCTCGCCATCACCTTCGGCGTCATGGGCGTCATCAACATGGCGCATGGCGAAATGGTGATGATCGGCGCCTACACCACTTTCGTGGTGCAGGAGGTCATCCGCACCCGCTATCCCGGCCTGTTCGATTACTCGCTCCTGATCGCGGTGCCGCTGGCGTTCCTCGTCGCCGGCGCCATCGGCGTCCTGATCGAGCGCGGCATCATCCGCTTCCTCTATGGCCGTCCGCTGGAAACGCTGCTGGCGACCTGGGGCCTGTCGCTGGTGCTGCAGCAGGCCGTGCGCACCATGTTCGGCCCGACCAACCGCGAGGTCGGCAATCCCTCCTGGATGAGTGGCGCATTCGAACTCGGGCAGATCACCATCACCTATAACCGGCTCTGGATCCTCTGCTTCACGCTGGCGGTGTTCGTCATCCTGCTGGCGATGCTGCGCTACACGGCGCTTGGGCTCGAGATGCGCGCGGTCACTCAAAATCGCCGCATGGCGGCCTCCATGGGCATCGCCACCTCGCGCGTCGATGCGCTCACCTTCGGCCTCGGCTCGGGCATTGCCGGGATCGCGGGCGTCGCGCTGTCGCAGATCGACAATGTCAGCCCCAACCTCGGCCAGAGCTACATCATCGACAGCTTCATGGTCGTCGTGTTCGGCGGTGTCGGCAATCTCTGGGGCACGCTGGTTGGCGCCTTCACGCTCGGCATCGCCAACAAGTTCCTGGAGCCGGTGGCCGGCGCCGTGCTCGGCAAGATCGCCATCCTGGTGCTGATCATCCTGTTCATCCAGAAGCGTCCGCGCGGCCTGTTCGCGCTCAAGGGTCGGGCGGTGGAAGTATGA
- the urtC gene encoding urea ABC transporter permease subunit UrtC translates to MTPHVLTRSLDRSATIFLVVVAGLGVLIPLSNLLMPAGSALQVPTYLVALFGKYACYAILALSIDLIWGYCGILSLGHGAFFALGGYAMGMYLMRQIGSRGVYGNPILPDFMVFLNYPALPWYWHGFDMFWFAALMVLLVPGLLAFCFGWLAFRSRVTGVYLSIITQAMTYALLLAFFRNDFGFGGNNGLTDFKDILGFNVQADGTRAALFALSCLALILTFLICRAVVTSKLGKVLIAIRDAESRTRFLGYRVESYKLFVFTLSACMAGVAGALYVPQVGIINPSEFAPGNSIEAVIWVAVGGRGTLVGAALGAVVVNYAKTFFTSGPLAPYWLFMLGALFILVTLLLPKGIVGTFNAWRESRKETEKANAESAALEDGVGEPKPAE, encoded by the coding sequence ATGACGCCGCATGTCCTGACGCGATCGCTGGATCGCAGCGCCACCATATTCCTCGTCGTCGTCGCTGGCCTCGGCGTGCTGATCCCGCTGTCCAACCTGCTGATGCCGGCCGGCTCGGCGCTGCAGGTGCCTACCTATCTGGTCGCGCTGTTCGGCAAATACGCCTGCTACGCCATCCTCGCGCTCTCGATCGACCTGATCTGGGGCTATTGCGGCATTCTCTCGCTCGGCCATGGCGCCTTCTTCGCGCTCGGCGGCTACGCGATGGGCATGTACCTGATGCGCCAGATCGGCAGCCGCGGCGTCTACGGCAATCCGATCCTGCCCGACTTCATGGTGTTCCTGAATTATCCAGCGCTGCCGTGGTACTGGCACGGCTTTGATATGTTCTGGTTCGCGGCCTTGATGGTGCTGCTCGTCCCGGGCCTGCTCGCGTTCTGCTTCGGCTGGCTGGCGTTTCGTTCGCGCGTCACCGGTGTCTATCTCTCCATCATCACGCAGGCGATGACTTACGCGCTGCTGCTGGCGTTCTTCCGCAACGATTTCGGCTTTGGCGGCAATAACGGCCTGACCGATTTCAAGGACATTCTGGGTTTCAACGTGCAGGCCGACGGCACCCGCGCGGCGTTGTTCGCATTGAGTTGCCTGGCGCTGATCCTGACTTTCCTGATCTGCCGCGCGGTGGTGACCTCCAAGCTCGGCAAGGTCTTGATTGCGATCCGCGATGCCGAGTCGCGCACCCGCTTCCTCGGGTACCGCGTCGAGTCCTACAAGCTGTTCGTATTCACGCTGTCGGCCTGCATGGCCGGTGTCGCCGGTGCGCTCTACGTGCCGCAGGTCGGCATCATCAATCCGAGCGAATTCGCGCCGGGCAATTCGATCGAGGCGGTGATCTGGGTCGCCGTCGGCGGCCGTGGCACGCTAGTGGGCGCAGCCCTCGGCGCCGTCGTCGTCAATTACGCCAAGACCTTCTTCACGTCGGGTCCGCTGGCGCCATACTGGCTGTTCATGCTGGGAGCGCTGTTCATCCTGGTGACGCTGCTGCTGCCGAAGGGCATCGTCGGCACCTTCAATGCCTGGCGGGAGTCCCGCAAGGAAACGGAAAAAGCCAATGCCGAAAGCGCCGCGCTCGAGGACGGCGTCGGCGAACCGAAGCCCGCGGAGTAA
- a CDS encoding urease subunit gamma: MNLSPREKDKLLISMAAMVARRRLERGVKLNHPEAIAIISDFIVEGARDGRTVAELMQAGAQVITRAQCMDGIAEMIHDIQVEATFPDGTKLVTVHEPIR, translated from the coding sequence ATGAATCTCTCCCCCCGCGAAAAGGACAAGCTCTTGATCTCGATGGCGGCCATGGTGGCGCGCCGCAGGCTCGAGCGCGGCGTCAAGCTCAACCATCCCGAGGCGATTGCCATCATCTCCGACTTCATCGTCGAGGGCGCGCGTGACGGCCGCACTGTCGCCGAACTGATGCAGGCGGGCGCGCAGGTCATCACCCGCGCGCAATGCATGGATGGGATCGCGGAGATGATCCACGACATCCAGGTCGAGGCGACGTTTCCCGACGGCACCAAACTCGTCACCGTGCATGAGCCGATCAGATAG
- a CDS encoding putative quinol monooxygenase, with product MIYVIATTPMKPENKDDFIKGHKACTVETLKEKGCISYEGHVSVNNPNLYVVVERWETRDDLNAHGRAPHMKVWREYSSQMKTAPTVIEIISDGKVEKF from the coding sequence ATGATTTACGTCATCGCCACCACGCCGATGAAGCCGGAAAACAAGGACGACTTCATCAAGGGACACAAGGCCTGCACTGTCGAAACGCTCAAGGAGAAAGGCTGCATCTCCTATGAAGGCCATGTCAGCGTGAACAACCCCAATCTCTATGTGGTGGTGGAGCGCTGGGAAACCCGCGACGATCTCAATGCGCATGGCCGTGCGCCGCACATGAAGGTGTGGCGGGAGTATTCCTCGCAGATGAAGACGGCGCCGACGGTGATCGAGATCATCAGCGACGGCAAGGTGGAGAAATTCTGA
- the urtA gene encoding urea ABC transporter substrate-binding protein produces the protein MLTKLTHDIATLSRRRWLAATAGLVLGLAAFSNAKAQETIKVGVLHSLSGTMAISETTLKDTILFLIDEQNKKGGVMGKKLEAVVVDPASNWPLFAEKARELITKDKVSVVFGCWTSVSRKSVLPVFKELNSILFYPVQYEGEESERNVFYTGAAPNQQAIPAVDYLMKDEKVKRWVLAGTDYVYPRTTNKILEAYLKSKGVKQEDIMINYTPFGHSDWQTIVADIKKFGSAGKKTAVVSTINGDANVPFYKELGNQGIKATDIPVVAFSVGEEELAGIDTKPLLGHLAAWNYFQSIKSPENEKFIKAWQAYTKNPKRVTNDPMEAHVIGFDMWVKAVEKVKSTDPDKVIDALPGIEAKNLTGGTSKMLPNHHITKPVFIGEIKANGQFDVVWKTPGLVAGDAWSKELDGSKDLIGDWVGKKCGNYNTKTNKCGGQGS, from the coding sequence ATGCTTACAAAATTGACTCACGATATAGCGACGCTGAGCCGCCGCCGCTGGCTGGCGGCCACCGCCGGCCTGGTTCTGGGTCTGGCGGCGTTCTCGAACGCCAAAGCGCAGGAGACCATCAAGGTCGGCGTCCTGCACTCGCTCTCCGGCACCATGGCCATCAGCGAAACCACGCTGAAGGACACCATCCTCTTCCTGATCGACGAGCAGAACAAGAAGGGCGGCGTGATGGGCAAGAAGCTCGAAGCCGTCGTCGTCGATCCCGCGTCGAACTGGCCGCTGTTTGCCGAAAAGGCCCGCGAGCTGATCACCAAGGACAAGGTTTCGGTCGTGTTCGGCTGCTGGACCTCGGTGTCCCGCAAGTCCGTGCTCCCGGTGTTCAAGGAGCTGAACTCGATCCTGTTCTACCCCGTGCAGTACGAGGGTGAAGAATCCGAGCGCAACGTGTTCTACACCGGCGCCGCCCCGAACCAGCAGGCGATCCCCGCTGTCGACTATCTGATGAAGGACGAGAAGGTGAAGCGCTGGGTGCTGGCAGGCACCGACTACGTCTATCCGCGCACCACCAACAAGATCCTCGAAGCCTACTTGAAGTCGAAGGGCGTCAAGCAGGAAGACATCATGATCAACTACACGCCGTTCGGTCACTCCGATTGGCAGACGATCGTGGCCGACATCAAGAAGTTCGGCTCGGCCGGCAAGAAGACCGCCGTGGTCTCCACCATCAACGGCGACGCCAACGTTCCCTTCTACAAGGAGCTCGGCAACCAGGGCATCAAGGCGACCGACATTCCGGTTGTCGCGTTCTCGGTCGGTGAAGAAGAGCTCGCCGGTATCGACACCAAGCCGCTGCTCGGCCATCTCGCCGCCTGGAACTACTTCCAGTCGATCAAGTCGCCGGAGAACGAGAAGTTCATCAAGGCGTGGCAGGCCTACACCAAGAATCCGAAGCGCGTGACCAACGATCCGATGGAAGCGCACGTCATCGGCTTCGACATGTGGGTCAAAGCGGTCGAGAAGGTGAAGTCGACCGATCCGGACAAGGTGATCGACGCTCTCCCGGGCATCGAAGCCAAGAACCTGACCGGCGGCACCTCCAAGATGCTTCCGAACCATCACATCACCAAGCCGGTATTCATCGGCGAGATCAAGGCCAACGGCCAGTTCGACGTGGTGTGGAAGACCCCGGGTCTCGTCGCTGGCGACGCCTGGTCGAAGGAGCTCGACGGCTCCAAGGACCTGATCGGCGATTGGGTCGGCAAGAAGTGCGGCAACTACAACACCAAGACCAACAAGTGCGGCGGTCAGGGCTCCTGA